Proteins found in one Bacillota bacterium genomic segment:
- the nifJ gene encoding pyruvate:ferredoxin (flavodoxin) oxidoreductase, translated as MAMQKETIDGNTAAAHVAYALSEVAAIYPITPSSPMAEVCDEWAAHGRKNVFGQPLRITELQSEAGAAGAVHGSLAAGALTTTFTASQGLLLMIPNMYKIAGELLPGVFHVSARSLATHALSIFGDHSDVMATRQTGFALLASASVQEVMDLGLVAHLSAIKASVPFLHFFDGFRTSHEVQKIDVIDYDEITKLVDMEAVEAFRRRAMNPEHPHQRGTAQNPDIYFQGREASNPYYLATPGIVEEVMKQVSGLTGRQYRLFDYVGAPDAERVIVCMGSGCDTVEETVNYLVDKGERVGLIKVRLYRPFSTGHFLKVLPSTCKRIAVLDRTKEPGSLGEPLYQDVCTVFAERGETPLIVGGRYGLGSKEFTPSMVKAIYDNLATSTPKNHFTVGVIDDVTDSSLTVREYIDASPKGVFRCKFFGLGSDGTVGANKNSIKIIGDHTDMYAQGYFVYDSKKSGGITISHLRFGHTPIQAPYLIDQADLIACHNPSYVTRYDILEGIKQGGIFLLNSGWSAEDMNTKLPASMRRTIAEKKLRFYNIDAVKIASEVGLGGRINVIMQAAFFKIANVIPAEDAIRYIKDAIKKTYGRKGDKVVNMNWAAVDRAIEALEEIHYPADWAGAVDEAAAASDADSSVPEYVQKVVKPVLALKGDDLPVSAFSPDGTVPTGTTKYEKRGIAITVPVWLPENCIQCNQCSFVCPHAAIRPYLAKPEDLAGAPEAFVTKAATGKEAAGLQYRIQVSPLDCTGCGNCVDVCLAKQKALVMKPLEEVVETEVANYEFADKLPQVAAPFKPDTVKGSQFRQPLFEFSGACAGCGETPYVKLVTQLFGDRMVIANATGCSSIYGGSAPTCPYTVNSEGHGPAWANSLFEDNAEFGYGMALAIAQRTDRLAELMGMVLQGQDGISGELRAAFQEWLDSKDDAEKSRMAADKIRTLLGRELPAASREARAILEEINKLSDYLVKKSVWIIGGDGWAYDIGYGGLDHVLASGADVNVLVLDTEVYSNTGGQSSKATPTAAVARFAAAGKSTRKKDLGMMAMSYGYVYVASVCMGANPAQLVRALMEAERYRGPSLIIAYAPCINHGINMSLSQREGKRAVEAGYWPLYRYNPVLAEEGKNPFTLDSKAPTGSFREFLMGEVRYASLKKQFPERAEELYSKAEKDAQARIAQYQRLAQG; from the coding sequence ATAGCGATGCAAAAGGAAACTATTGATGGGAATACGGCCGCCGCGCATGTAGCATACGCGCTGAGCGAGGTGGCCGCGATCTACCCCATCACCCCTTCCTCGCCGATGGCCGAGGTCTGCGACGAGTGGGCCGCCCATGGCCGGAAGAATGTTTTCGGTCAACCTTTAAGGATTACAGAGCTGCAATCAGAGGCGGGAGCCGCCGGTGCAGTTCACGGCTCTCTGGCCGCGGGCGCCCTTACTACCACCTTCACGGCGTCTCAGGGCTTGCTGCTAATGATTCCAAATATGTATAAAATCGCCGGGGAGCTCTTGCCGGGCGTGTTTCACGTATCGGCCCGGTCCCTCGCCACTCACGCCCTCTCCATCTTTGGAGACCATTCCGATGTCATGGCCACGCGCCAGACCGGTTTCGCGCTCCTGGCCTCAGCATCCGTACAGGAGGTTATGGACCTCGGCCTGGTGGCTCACCTCTCGGCGATAAAGGCCAGCGTCCCATTCCTCCACTTCTTCGACGGCTTCAGGACCTCCCACGAGGTTCAGAAGATCGACGTGATCGATTACGATGAAATCACAAAGCTGGTCGACATGGAGGCGGTCGAGGCGTTCCGCAGGCGGGCCATGAATCCCGAGCACCCGCACCAGCGCGGGACAGCGCAGAACCCGGATATCTACTTCCAGGGTCGCGAGGCATCCAACCCATACTACCTGGCCACACCCGGAATTGTGGAAGAGGTTATGAAGCAAGTGAGCGGGCTGACCGGCCGCCAGTACAGGTTATTCGATTACGTTGGCGCTCCGGATGCAGAGAGAGTGATCGTATGCATGGGCTCGGGCTGCGATACGGTCGAGGAGACCGTAAACTACCTTGTAGATAAAGGCGAGAGGGTCGGGCTGATTAAAGTTCGCCTCTACCGTCCCTTCTCGACGGGGCACTTCCTCAAGGTCCTCCCCAGCACCTGCAAGCGCATCGCCGTGCTGGACCGGACGAAGGAGCCCGGCTCGCTGGGCGAGCCGCTCTACCAGGATGTTTGCACTGTGTTTGCTGAGCGAGGGGAGACCCCGTTGATCGTCGGGGGCCGTTACGGCCTTGGTTCAAAAGAATTTACGCCTTCAATGGTTAAGGCTATTTATGATAATCTTGCGACATCCACACCGAAGAATCACTTCACTGTGGGGGTCATCGATGACGTCACCGATAGCTCTCTAACGGTGCGCGAATACATCGACGCTTCACCCAAGGGCGTTTTCAGGTGCAAGTTCTTCGGCCTCGGCTCGGATGGAACGGTGGGCGCCAACAAGAACTCGATCAAGATTATCGGGGATCATACGGACATGTATGCCCAGGGCTACTTCGTGTACGACTCAAAGAAATCGGGTGGCATCACCATTTCACACCTGCGCTTTGGCCATACGCCGATTCAGGCGCCCTACCTGATCGACCAGGCCGACCTGATCGCCTGTCACAATCCCTCCTATGTGACACGTTACGATATACTGGAGGGTATCAAACAGGGTGGGATCTTCCTGTTGAATTCCGGCTGGAGCGCGGAGGATATGAATACCAAGCTCCCGGCCTCCATGAGGCGGACTATAGCTGAGAAGAAACTGAGATTCTATAATATCGACGCCGTCAAGATCGCAAGCGAAGTAGGGCTCGGCGGGCGAATCAACGTTATCATGCAGGCCGCGTTCTTCAAGATCGCCAACGTTATCCCTGCCGAAGACGCGATTAGATATATCAAGGATGCTATCAAGAAGACCTACGGCAGGAAGGGCGATAAGGTCGTCAACATGAACTGGGCAGCAGTAGACCGGGCGATCGAGGCCTTGGAGGAGATTCACTACCCTGCCGACTGGGCGGGCGCCGTGGATGAGGCGGCCGCGGCTTCAGACGCGGATTCAAGCGTGCCGGAGTATGTGCAGAAGGTAGTAAAGCCTGTCCTAGCCCTCAAGGGCGACGACCTGCCGGTGAGCGCATTCAGCCCTGACGGGACCGTGCCGACCGGCACCACAAAATATGAGAAGCGCGGGATCGCAATCACCGTGCCCGTATGGCTGCCGGAGAATTGTATCCAGTGCAACCAGTGCTCCTTTGTCTGCCCGCATGCGGCCATTCGTCCGTATCTTGCCAAGCCAGAGGACCTGGCGGGCGCGCCTGAGGCCTTTGTAACCAAAGCGGCCACCGGTAAAGAGGCGGCCGGGCTCCAGTATAGAATTCAGGTCTCGCCCCTCGACTGCACGGGCTGCGGCAATTGTGTGGATGTCTGCCTGGCGAAGCAGAAGGCCCTTGTCATGAAGCCGTTGGAAGAGGTCGTTGAAACGGAGGTCGCCAACTACGAATTTGCAGATAAGCTACCGCAGGTAGCGGCCCCGTTCAAGCCCGACACGGTCAAGGGGAGCCAGTTCAGGCAGCCGCTCTTCGAGTTCTCGGGGGCGTGCGCCGGTTGCGGCGAAACCCCGTACGTCAAGCTGGTCACGCAGCTGTTCGGGGATCGCATGGTCATCGCCAACGCCACGGGTTGTTCCTCCATCTACGGCGGCAGCGCCCCAACGTGCCCCTATACTGTAAATAGCGAGGGGCATGGGCCGGCGTGGGCTAACTCCCTGTTTGAGGACAACGCCGAATTCGGCTACGGCATGGCCCTGGCTATAGCCCAGCGCACGGATAGGCTTGCCGAGCTCATGGGTATGGTCCTTCAGGGGCAGGACGGGATTTCCGGCGAGCTTAGAGCCGCTTTCCAGGAATGGCTCGACAGCAAGGACGACGCCGAGAAATCGCGCATGGCGGCGGATAAGATCCGGACGCTTCTCGGGCGAGAGCTGCCCGCTGCGAGTAGAGAGGCCCGGGCCATCCTCGAGGAGATCAACAAGCTCAGCGACTACCTGGTGAAGAAGTCGGTCTGGATCATCGGCGGGGACGGGTGGGCCTATGACATCGGATACGGCGGGCTGGACCACGTGCTCGCCTCCGGCGCCGATGTAAACGTCCTGGTGCTCGACACCGAGGTCTATTCAAATACCGGCGGGCAGTCTTCGAAGGCAACGCCCACCGCCGCCGTGGCGAGATTCGCAGCGGCGGGCAAGAGCACCCGCAAGAAAGACCTGGGCATGATGGCCATGTCCTACGGCTACGTCTATGTAGCTTCGGTCTGCATGGGCGCCAACCCGGCCCAGCTGGTGAGGGCGCTCATGGAGGCGGAAAGATACCGTGGCCCATCGTTGATCATAGCCTATGCGCCTTGCATCAATCACGGGATAAACATGAGCCTGAGCCAGCGGGAGGGCAAGCGCGCCGTAGAGGCCGGTTACTGGCCGCTATACCGCTACAATCCCGTTCTCGCGGAAGAAGGCAAGAATCCATTTACGCTTGACTCCAAGGCGCCGACGGGCAGCTTCCGCGAGTTCCTGATGGGCGAGGTCCGCTATGCTAGCTTGAAGAAGCAATTCCCCGAGCGCGCTGAGGAGCTCTACTCCAAGGCGGAAAAGGATGCGCAGGCCAGGATCGCCCAGTACCAGCGCCTGGCGCAGGGTTAA
- a CDS encoding DUF1778 domain-containing protein, giving the protein MARKISVYVDEEFHKALKAAASLQGLSLSEFMIRATRRALKAPDRKAVAARMDAIRGLIGTRFSADEIRAMREEGRRS; this is encoded by the coding sequence ATGGCGCGAAAAATAAGTGTCTATGTGGATGAGGAGTTCCACAAGGCTCTCAAGGCCGCTGCGAGCCTTCAGGGTTTGTCCTTATCTGAATTCATGATACGCGCGACGCGTCGCGCGTTGAAGGCTCCCGACCGCAAAGCTGTAGCCGCGAGGATGGACGCAATTCGCGGCTTAATAGGTACAAGGTTCTCGGCTGACGAGATCAGAGCCATGCGGGAGGAGGGGCGCCGCAGTTGA
- a CDS encoding type II toxin-antitoxin system VapC family toxin: protein MTESVVVDASVALSWVLPGEDTQDVIKLRDRAADKPGISLFVPPTFWYEVANALWVATRRQRITPEVAGEALSVLRDFLFEEWAPDPAACLGMALEQEISVYDAAYLQIATDTRSLLWTVDRLLLQASRRLGLRTEPLERV, encoded by the coding sequence TTGACGGAATCCGTGGTGGTAGACGCATCCGTGGCTCTATCGTGGGTGCTTCCTGGAGAGGATACTCAGGACGTCATCAAGTTGCGAGACAGGGCGGCCGACAAGCCAGGTATCTCGCTCTTTGTGCCTCCGACCTTCTGGTACGAAGTTGCGAACGCTCTTTGGGTGGCTACGCGCCGGCAGAGGATAACACCGGAAGTTGCCGGGGAAGCCCTGAGTGTCTTGCGCGACTTTCTTTTTGAGGAATGGGCACCCGACCCGGCCGCTTGTTTGGGCATGGCTCTGGAACAAGAGATTTCAGTGTACGATGCTGCGTATCTTCAGATCGCTACGGACACCCGCAGTCTCCTGTGGACAGTCGACCGGCTTCTCCTTCAGGCAAGTAGGCGACTGGGCCTGAGGACAGAGCCACTCGAGCGAGTCTAA
- a CDS encoding ABC transporter ATP-binding protein, with the protein MSRDHMEQQRPTGPMGPGGFRPGRGGFGGGHGFGRPVEKAKNFKGTLKRLVIYLKPLWPRLLIVLSAAIASTVLSIISPKIMGRAITSLGRTFGMRFMGLPASVDFQYIGHIVLWLIGLYAASALFSYVTQYTMAGVAQKTVFAMRRDMNDKLARLPLKFFDGRTHGEIMSRMTNDIDNISMTLQQSLAQLINSFVGIIGAIIMMFTISWLLTLICLLTLPLSFFATAMIARFSQKNFAAQQRELGLLNGHVEEMYTGHKIVKAFGHEGKAIDKFNQINERLYNAGWRAQFVSGIIFPLMNFINNIGYVLICVVGGIMVTKRGIELGDITAFIQYQRMFTMPIAQTANIVNILQSTVASAERVFELLDESEEIPDAAGATTILSPRGEVKFQNVRFSYKEDHPLIENLNIEVKPGQTIAIVGPTGAGKTTLVNLLMRFYEIDGGRITVDGVDIRDLKRGELRRLFGMVLQDTWLFNGTIRDNIAYGREGATDEEIVRAARAAQADHFIRALPDGYNTILNEEASNISQGEKQLLTIARAFLADPAILILDEATSSVDTRTEVYIQKAMAELMKGRTSFVIAHRLSTIRNAELILVMNNGSIIETGNHKQLLAKGGFYADLYNSQFIGAYVDDQAV; encoded by the coding sequence ATGAGCAGGGATCACATGGAACAACAACGACCAACGGGGCCGATGGGGCCCGGCGGCTTCAGACCCGGCAGGGGAGGCTTCGGCGGCGGGCACGGTTTCGGCCGGCCGGTGGAAAAAGCCAAGAACTTCAAGGGCACGTTGAAGAGATTGGTCATTTATCTGAAGCCCTTGTGGCCGCGGCTGCTGATCGTGCTTTCGGCCGCTATTGCCAGCACAGTGCTCAGCATTATCAGCCCCAAGATCATGGGGAGGGCCATCACCAGCCTGGGACGAACATTCGGGATGAGATTCATGGGGTTGCCCGCCAGCGTGGATTTCCAGTATATTGGGCATATCGTCCTGTGGTTGATCGGGCTCTATGCTGCAAGCGCGCTTTTCAGCTATGTGACGCAATATACCATGGCGGGCGTGGCCCAAAAAACTGTTTTTGCCATGCGCCGGGATATGAATGACAAGCTCGCCCGCCTGCCGCTGAAATTCTTTGACGGGCGCACGCACGGCGAGATAATGAGCCGGATGACGAACGACATCGATAACATCAGCATGACCTTGCAGCAGAGCCTGGCGCAGCTTATCAACTCGTTCGTCGGCATCATCGGTGCCATCATCATGATGTTCACCATCAGTTGGTTGTTGACGCTGATCTGCCTCCTGACACTCCCGCTTTCTTTCTTCGCGACGGCAATGATCGCCAGATTTTCGCAGAAGAACTTCGCGGCGCAGCAGCGGGAGCTCGGCTTGCTAAACGGCCACGTGGAGGAGATGTATACCGGTCACAAGATCGTCAAGGCCTTTGGACACGAGGGCAAGGCGATTGATAAATTCAACCAGATCAACGAACGACTCTACAACGCGGGTTGGCGGGCGCAGTTCGTCTCCGGAATCATTTTCCCGCTGATGAATTTCATAAATAACATCGGCTACGTGCTGATCTGCGTCGTCGGTGGGATCATGGTCACCAAACGAGGGATTGAGCTCGGCGATATCACGGCATTCATCCAGTACCAGAGGATGTTCACCATGCCCATCGCGCAAACGGCCAATATCGTGAATATCCTTCAGTCGACGGTGGCTTCCGCCGAGCGTGTCTTTGAGCTGCTCGACGAGTCAGAGGAGATTCCCGATGCCGCCGGGGCCACAACGATCCTGTCCCCGCGGGGCGAGGTCAAATTCCAAAACGTCAGGTTCAGCTACAAGGAAGACCACCCATTGATCGAGAACCTGAATATCGAGGTCAAACCAGGGCAGACCATCGCCATCGTCGGCCCGACCGGCGCGGGCAAGACCACGCTCGTCAACCTGCTGATGCGTTTCTACGAGATAGACGGCGGCAGGATCACCGTCGACGGCGTCGACATCAGGGATCTGAAGCGCGGCGAACTGCGCAGGCTCTTTGGCATGGTGCTGCAGGATACTTGGCTCTTCAACGGCACTATCCGGGACAACATCGCCTACGGCCGCGAGGGCGCCACCGACGAGGAGATCGTGAGGGCGGCCAGGGCGGCGCAGGCCGACCACTTTATCAGGGCTCTCCCCGATGGTTACAACACCATCCTGAATGAGGAGGCCTCCAACATCTCCCAGGGCGAGAAGCAGTTGCTGACCATCGCCCGGGCGTTCCTGGCCGATCCGGCCATCCTCATTCTCGACGAAGCTACCAGCAGCGTCGACACGAGAACCGAGGTCTACATCCAAAAGGCCATGGCGGAGCTGATGAAGGGCCGGACGAGTTTCGTCATCGCTCACCGGCTCTCCACAATCCGCAACGCGGAGTTGATCCTGGTGATGAATAACGGCAGCATCATCGAGACCGGCAACCACAAACAGTTGCTCGCCAAGGGGGGATTCTACGCCGATCTTTACAATAGCCAATTTATCGGAGCCTATGTCGACGACCAGGCGGTCTGA
- a CDS encoding ABC transporter ATP-binding protein, which translates to MIKLFKFLKPYRIQIASIISLVFLQTLSELYLPTLMSDIVNTGIMKGDVGYIWRIGRLMLLVALGGTICSIVAAFLSAKTAMGFGKILRSRIFTHVERFSLHEFDRIGTPSLITRNTNDVTQIQMVTMVMMRMMISAPIMCIGGIIMALSKDRGLAWVLAVVLPILAAIVIFVACKGLPLFRTIQKKIDRINLIVRENLEGIRVIRAFNRTDHEKRRFHEANLDLTETSIRANKLMALLMPTMMLVMNFTMVAIIWFGSIRIDHGTLEIGNMMAFFQYAMQIMISLLMASMLFIMIPRAQASAARINEVLAIEPEINDPAVTRSGDSKKGYVEFRDVTFSYHGAEEPAVRDVSFRACPGEVTAIIGGTGSGKSTLVSLIPRFYDVNGGSVLVDGVDVREMAQEELRAKIGFVPQKAVLFSGTVADNIRYGKEDATDEEVRRAAEIAQALDFISEMKDGFDSEIAQGGTNISGGQKQRLAIARALIRRPEIYIFDDSFSALDFKTDARLRGTLKRETADATVLIVAQRVSTVMDADRIVVLDEGRVAGIGTHKELLKTCEVYREIVSSQLSEEEIA; encoded by the coding sequence ATGATCAAGTTATTCAAATTCCTCAAACCATACCGGATCCAGATCGCATCTATTATAAGTCTCGTATTCCTGCAGACGCTTTCCGAGCTGTACCTCCCGACCTTGATGTCGGATATCGTCAATACCGGGATCATGAAAGGCGATGTAGGTTACATCTGGAGAATCGGCCGGCTGATGCTGCTTGTCGCCCTGGGAGGGACCATCTGCTCGATTGTGGCAGCCTTCTTGTCGGCCAAGACGGCCATGGGCTTTGGCAAGATATTGCGCAGCAGGATATTTACCCATGTGGAGAGGTTTTCACTGCACGAATTCGACAGGATCGGCACCCCCTCCCTCATTACCAGGAACACCAATGATGTCACCCAGATCCAAATGGTCACTATGGTCATGATGCGGATGATGATCAGCGCCCCCATCATGTGCATTGGTGGTATCATCATGGCCCTATCGAAGGATAGGGGTTTGGCCTGGGTCTTGGCCGTTGTCCTGCCTATCCTCGCGGCCATAGTCATCTTCGTCGCCTGTAAGGGCCTGCCGCTTTTCAGAACCATCCAGAAAAAGATCGACCGGATAAACCTGATCGTGCGAGAGAACCTCGAGGGCATCAGAGTCATCCGGGCTTTCAACCGCACTGACCACGAGAAAAGGCGTTTCCACGAGGCCAACCTCGACCTGACCGAGACCTCCATCAGGGCCAACAAGCTGATGGCCCTCTTGATGCCGACCATGATGCTGGTCATGAACTTCACGATGGTCGCCATTATCTGGTTCGGCAGCATCCGCATCGACCACGGAACCCTGGAAATCGGCAACATGATGGCGTTTTTCCAATACGCCATGCAGATCATGATCTCGCTCCTTATGGCCTCGATGCTGTTCATCATGATTCCCCGGGCCCAGGCCTCCGCAGCCAGGATCAACGAGGTACTGGCCATCGAGCCCGAGATCAACGACCCGGCGGTGACCAGGAGCGGGGACAGCAAGAAGGGCTATGTAGAATTTCGCGATGTGACCTTCAGCTATCACGGCGCAGAGGAACCCGCCGTCAGAGATGTTTCCTTCCGCGCCTGCCCGGGTGAGGTCACCGCCATCATCGGCGGCACAGGCTCGGGCAAATCGACGCTGGTCAGCCTGATCCCGCGTTTTTACGATGTCAACGGCGGCAGCGTCCTGGTGGATGGGGTGGATGTCCGGGAGATGGCCCAGGAAGAATTGAGGGCCAAGATCGGCTTCGTGCCTCAAAAGGCCGTGCTTTTCTCCGGCACGGTTGCCGACAATATCAGGTACGGCAAGGAAGATGCTACCGATGAAGAAGTCCGGCGTGCGGCGGAGATCGCCCAGGCCCTGGATTTCATCTCCGAGATGAAGGATGGCTTCGACTCCGAGATCGCCCAGGGTGGGACCAACATTTCGGGCGGACAGAAACAGCGGCTTGCCATCGCCCGCGCGCTGATCAGGAGGCCCGAGATCTACATCTTCGATGACAGTTTTTCCGCCCTCGACTTCAAGACCGATGCCAGGCTGCGCGGGACGCTGAAAAGGGAAACGGCCGATGCCACGGTGCTGATCGTGGCCCAGAGGGTCAGCACGGTCATGGACGCGGACCGGATCGTCGTCCTGGACGAAGGCAGGGTCGCCGGTATCGGCACCCATAAAGAGCTCTTGAAAACCTGCGAGGTCTATCGCGAGATCGTCTCCTCGCAGCTGTCCGAGGAGGAGATCGCATGA
- a CDS encoding AbrB/MazE/SpoVT family DNA-binding domain-containing protein, with translation MTGHEPIFYGAVTVGERGQVVIPQQAREAQGIKPGDKMLVLGGGFGGHGLVMIKAEAVSGLLARLSEQVNSLEKLFRMSVERQDKEDKG, from the coding sequence ATGACTGGGCATGAACCGATTTTTTATGGCGCCGTAACCGTCGGTGAACGCGGGCAGGTAGTCATCCCCCAACAAGCCAGGGAGGCTCAAGGGATCAAGCCTGGCGACAAGATGCTGGTGCTGGGTGGAGGCTTTGGCGGCCACGGATTGGTGATGATCAAGGCCGAGGCGGTCAGCGGGTTGCTGGCGAGGTTGAGCGAACAGGTGAACAGCCTGGAGAAATTGTTTCGAATGTCCGTTGAGCGCCAGGATAAGGAAGATAAAGGTTAG
- a CDS encoding type II toxin-antitoxin system RelE/ParE family toxin translates to MSRFYAHPFPISLVADTIRPISLFPIHGFDFDYLIFYTVRDDLVEIRRILHGKRKYDFLP, encoded by the coding sequence ATATCACGATTCTATGCCCACCCGTTCCCTATCTCACTTGTAGCAGATACCATACGACCCATATCATTGTTTCCCATCCACGGCTTTGACTTTGACTATCTCATCTTCTATACTGTAAGGGATGATCTCGTTGAGATCCGGAGGATACTCCACGGAAAACGAAAATACGACTTTCTTCCTTGA
- a CDS encoding radical SAM protein: MPIGRHGIKTASFGVCARRLRLAEGVRLRREHFGGLAFQMTTGTTVDLDREAFTLISDVQAEGIISEDALLMRWGAAANSRTASPATTREVIWRLLELGVLREVASPFAQIESKAPGSTNLPQGEGANTLSGTWPEGSQLSAPETVHWALTYRCEANCPDCYATRHRKRFSKELDTREAMHVMERIAAWGVFQLAFGGGEPLLRRDLTELAAYARGIGFVVHLTTGVEEIDDLTWRKLARGVTTVQIGVKPERLLAQPLEEVARLQRLVVGAKEVGLPVGANLMLSASVMRNFLDLVLRLTEAGFMRFTLLRYKPPASATRWRTENPTPEAMGAFEKNLPKILARQGRALQWRIDCALGFLQRRLAPVQALVAGIRGCAAASRIVALAPDGSVFPCSQLVAPALLAGNILADEPTRLWAEAIPLQRYRGFRATDEFMQSACGICGAREQCGGCRALAEDALGGDSGCPGPLFPPRTQPGGGG, encoded by the coding sequence TTGCCTATCGGACGTCACGGTATAAAAACGGCAAGTTTTGGGGTGTGCGCCCGGCGACTTAGGCTGGCAGAAGGTGTGCGCCTGCGACGGGAGCATTTCGGCGGGCTGGCGTTCCAAATGACTACCGGTACGACCGTTGATCTCGATCGGGAAGCCTTCACTTTGATCTCCGACGTGCAGGCAGAAGGAATAATCAGCGAAGATGCTTTGCTGATGCGCTGGGGCGCAGCCGCTAATTCCCGCACGGCGTCTCCAGCCACAACCAGAGAAGTGATATGGCGGCTCCTGGAATTAGGCGTTCTCCGGGAGGTGGCTTCCCCTTTCGCCCAAATCGAGAGCAAAGCGCCGGGGAGCACGAATCTTCCCCAAGGTGAGGGCGCGAATACCCTGAGCGGAACCTGGCCAGAGGGGTCACAGCTGAGTGCGCCCGAAACCGTGCATTGGGCGCTTACTTATCGCTGTGAGGCGAATTGCCCTGATTGTTATGCCACTCGCCATAGGAAGCGATTCTCCAAGGAATTAGACACCAGGGAAGCTATGCACGTGATGGAACGGATTGCCGCCTGGGGTGTTTTTCAGCTCGCCTTTGGCGGCGGAGAGCCTTTGCTCCGTCGTGACCTGACAGAGCTGGCAGCGTATGCGCGAGGAATCGGCTTTGTTGTCCATCTTACTACTGGGGTGGAAGAGATAGATGACTTGACCTGGCGAAAGTTGGCCCGGGGGGTCACCACTGTCCAAATCGGGGTCAAACCGGAGCGACTGCTGGCGCAACCGCTGGAGGAGGTGGCACGATTGCAGCGTTTAGTGGTGGGGGCGAAGGAAGTCGGCCTGCCAGTTGGCGCGAATCTTATGCTCTCAGCGTCGGTAATGCGAAATTTCCTAGATTTAGTCCTCAGGCTTACGGAAGCGGGATTTATGCGCTTTACCCTCCTTCGCTATAAACCGCCTGCGTCTGCCACGCGCTGGCGGACAGAAAATCCAACGCCTGAAGCGATGGGCGCCTTTGAAAAGAATCTGCCGAAAATCCTGGCGCGCCAAGGCCGGGCGCTACAATGGCGGATTGACTGTGCGCTCGGTTTTCTCCAGCGCCGTCTGGCGCCCGTGCAGGCCTTGGTCGCCGGGATTCGGGGTTGCGCGGCGGCGAGTCGGATTGTTGCCCTCGCGCCGGACGGCTCTGTTTTTCCCTGCTCACAGCTGGTCGCTCCAGCTCTGTTGGCCGGTAATATCTTGGCCGATGAGCCGACGCGGCTCTGGGCGGAAGCAATTCCGTTGCAGAGATACCGGGGTTTCAGGGCGACGGACGAGTTTATGCAGAGCGCGTGCGGTATCTGCGGGGCCAGGGAGCAGTGCGGCGGCTGCCGGGCCCTGGCTGAAGATGCCCTTGGGGGCGATAGCGGCTGCCCGGGACCTCTTTTCCCGCCCCGGACGCAACCGGGGGGAGGCGGATGA
- a CDS encoding PIN domain-containing protein, with protein MEKIMIDTSGVYALLDRSDGFHQQAISLFRELAKHQVAVVITNFIVAECHALLMSRLGPEIARGWLKGLCWPVERITEEDEEKARVIIFTYRDKAFSYTDATTFAAMERLGITKAVAFDQHFPQYGFIPYGVQS; from the coding sequence ATGGAAAAAATAATGATAGATACAAGCGGAGTCTACGCGTTGTTGGACCGGTCCGACGGCTTCCATCAACAGGCCATATCCCTATTCAGAGAGTTGGCGAAGCACCAGGTCGCGGTGGTAATTACGAATTTCATTGTTGCTGAGTGTCATGCCTTGCTCATGAGTAGACTAGGCCCAGAGATAGCTAGGGGCTGGTTAAAGGGGCTATGTTGGCCTGTGGAACGAATCACAGAAGAAGACGAAGAGAAAGCCAGGGTAATCATATTTACTTACCGCGACAAGGCCTTTTCCTACACCGATGCAACCACCTTTGCAGCTATGGAGCGGTTAGGTATAACCAAGGCCGTGGCTTTTGACCAACACTTTCCCCAATATGGCTTTATTCCTTACGGAGTGCAATCCTGA
- a CDS encoding AbrB/MazE/SpoVT family DNA-binding domain-containing protein: MSHELMRMTAKGQLTIPISIRRRLNIREGDYIQIYLEGDEIRLRKVEPVRPLSADDPIWRLVGAGASGYTDISVNHDHYLAEGEVERWKK, encoded by the coding sequence ATGAGCCACGAGCTTATGCGAATGACGGCCAAGGGGCAGTTGACAATCCCTATCTCGATTAGGAGGAGGTTGAACATCCGTGAGGGTGACTATATCCAGATCTATCTGGAAGGCGACGAGATCCGTTTGCGAAAGGTCGAGCCAGTACGCCCTTTGAGTGCAGATGATCCTATCTGGCGTTTAGTCGGTGCAGGAGCAAGCGGCTACACGGATATCTCCGTAAACCATGACCATTATCTTGCCGAGGGGGAGGTCGAACGATGGAAAAAATAA